The following are from one region of the Prevotella communis genome:
- a CDS encoding helix-turn-helix transcriptional regulator, giving the protein MITTGEMQISGMLTMTVLSVMLVICAPGRSTRRISFAKARWMMAGGTGLIALQFLLQHAFGFRQMGVTQAVCCNLLFFTPSSLLCSMSILYMQRQGKVSWKEWLIGSSIYALSAGILIGTAVLDGVPFREESMALRIAEYVSSVLYVVMQTYIFSMQYKAYMRLETAVDEYYDRSRRDLFGWMGLSMKTMALMVFLVPLVIFMQGAPLVLFSISFFFIISYSTISLYTYGVSKDVERVEESIREEGIVKSEKFATADGREERNIEKFATADESNEDSAAAANFSLFTIHSTLDRWIASGHYREHNLTLSIVARQMGVPQKQLQEWLRQSEYKKLAGLVSSLRIKEAQRVLIEHRDWSVESVADYCGFNDRKYFHQVFQQYTGTTPAKFQQNN; this is encoded by the coding sequence ATGATTACAACAGGAGAAATGCAGATTAGCGGTATGCTGACAATGACGGTATTGTCGGTGATGCTAGTGATATGTGCTCCGGGGCGCTCCACCCGTCGCATCAGTTTTGCCAAGGCACGCTGGATGATGGCAGGAGGCACGGGACTCATAGCGCTGCAATTCCTGCTGCAACATGCCTTCGGATTCCGACAGATGGGCGTCACACAGGCGGTATGTTGCAACCTGCTGTTCTTCACCCCGTCGTCGCTGCTCTGCAGTATGTCTATCCTCTACATGCAGCGTCAGGGAAAGGTGAGCTGGAAGGAGTGGCTCATAGGCAGCAGCATCTACGCCCTGTCGGCCGGTATATTAATAGGTACGGCAGTGCTGGACGGCGTGCCCTTCAGGGAGGAGTCGATGGCGCTGCGCATAGCGGAATATGTGAGTTCGGTGCTCTACGTGGTGATGCAGACCTATATCTTCTCCATGCAGTATAAGGCCTACATGCGACTGGAGACGGCGGTAGATGAATACTACGACCGCAGTCGCCGCGACCTGTTTGGCTGGATGGGACTGAGCATGAAGACCATGGCGCTGATGGTATTCCTGGTGCCGCTGGTCATCTTTATGCAGGGCGCCCCACTGGTGCTCTTCTCCATCAGTTTCTTCTTTATAATCTCCTACTCTACCATCAGCCTGTATACCTACGGGGTGAGTAAGGACGTGGAGAGAGTGGAAGAGTCTATAAGGGAAGAGGGAATAGTGAAAAGTGAAAAATTTGCTACCGCGGATGGAAGGGAAGAAAGGAATATTGAAAAATTTGCTACCGCAGATGAAAGCAACGAAGACTCTGCAGCGGCAGCAAATTTTTCACTTTTCACTATTCACTCTACCCTTGACCGCTGGATAGCCAGCGGTCACTACCGGGAGCACAACCTGACGCTGAGCATCGTGGCACGCCAGATGGGGGTACCACAGAAACAGTTGCAGGAATGGCTCAGGCAGTCGGAATACAAAAAACTGGCAGGACTGGTGAGCAGCCTGCGCATCAAGGAGGCACAGCGCGTGCTGATAGAGCATCGCGACTGGTCGGTGGAGAGCGTGGCCGACTACTGCGGCTTTAACGACAGGAAATACTTCCACCAGGTGTTCCAGCAGTATACGGGCACCACGCCGGCCAAGTTCCAACAGAATAATTAA